The following coding sequences lie in one Spinacia oleracea cultivar Varoflay chromosome 1, BTI_SOV_V1, whole genome shotgun sequence genomic window:
- the LOC130466269 gene encoding uncharacterized protein isoform X1, whose amino-acid sequence MAKNRGKSKFVVGSSSERENVPSGRLPKTSRGRPSERPVERRSTGWDASKDDVVGGSSVSERATSGKKAGSSGVRRSYPEFPVHWTEADPQGKYAPILHETTKIDGPLEKSVSGDWLVEAKLGHYHRRAEELYGIQHALGYWCELPDQERPRVTHPPRGFISVYTHHLENGLRFPLDPFISELLVSYNISLAQLTPKSMRHIIGFRWVCDFINFPCSVAVFRDLHDLSFNHASKGDGYGWWTIINKRSRRKGEPNYITAYPYLSSDHNWKTEWLFVRVPTDPKHPHFYRPPKWFVTPDPDMRSVAAPDRNHHHYVDLLQWFLAREDNYKLPSNWLPNLNYILREDILAVAGLSRIFDREYGFSCVDPVVLGISLDLKTIHDSAPDYKFGKENPRNPRLKDYVLSPSGVARISEVRADPWDSASSPEAVPVKVVLPDLRTTSDPGPGTDAVPRAVPSVSSPARIDISLSRNRDQRKRKSSTLLRPSAHPKKAKADQSSEKEVVSEVMPPPKNLLHFMPLPGQKLKSVVVVEPPPVDQPLAEEDTIPSPLKPSAALGIEIQDITKVMEAIEADLVPGSDVPIVAEQKEEAADVSLEREKSPDKEMVDLTEAHVEVPEAEKEEPEQGLTRKRRHSTLGSTSTSALDRLIHADPCSDVPLKRIPEEVREAMARYARAPVLGENPMAHVGSLVGPEAARENLLRANPQWRVPGAEERNPAMMAQYYLNEAVFWSSFASECSSVEERQLRRYQEAYARDIPVLDQKAGQLMAEMVDLKQLYLQYSREAREAAEQIGAEVGRLTFQVEEDAEKIASFDRERKEMAAKFASELEEKDSLLKEMTSKFEAAIKQSQEAEARLQQFIKHREIVQNQADKVPVLQLKIREKDAAIRKLEQERVDLYTADQCREQYWNGILGARRMFAKHMPHFPWNEKVPLWMRAQDHLVECQADRDEAEAERQAALAEARAQKAASEGDTTAGGSSKDAPLGDAPETPKS is encoded by the exons atggcaaagaataggggcaagagcaagttcgtcgttggttcctctagtgagagggagaacgtgccttcgggaaggttaccgaaaacttcgaggggtcggccttcggagaggccagtggagaggcgttcgactggttgggatgcttcgaaagatgatgttgttggcgggtctagcgtgtctgaacgcgcaacttctggtaaAAAGGCTGGCTCTTCGGGTGTGCGCCGCTcctaccctgagtttccagttcattggactgaagctgatccgcagggtaagtatgccccgattctgcatgagaccactaagatcgatggtcccttggaaaaatcggtcagtggtgactggttggtggaggcgaagctggggcattaccatcggagggccgaagagttatacggaatccagcacgccttggggtactggtgcgagcttcccgaccaggagcgtcctcgggtgactcatccgccgagggggttcatctctgtgtatactcatcatttggagaacggcctccgctttcctttggatcccttcatatccgagctcctggtgtcgtataacatcagtttggcccagcttacccccaaatctatgaggcacatcatcggatttagatgggtgtgcgattttattaactttccatgctctgttgccgtgtttcgggatctgcacgatctgtctttcaaccacgcttccaagggggatgggtatggttggtggaccattatcaacaaaagatcccgaagaaagggggagccgaactatattacggcctacccttacctcagctctgatcataactggaagacggagtggttgttcgttcgtgtgccgacagatccgaagcatccacatttttaccgccctccgaagtggtttgtgactcctgatcctgatatgcgaagcgtggctgctccggatcggaaccatcaccactacgtggatctcctccagtggtttttggctcgggaggacaactacaaattgccgtccaactggctcccgaacctcaactatattttgcgggaggacattcttgctgttgccggtctcagcaggatttttgacaggg agtacggcttcagctgcgttgatcctgtggtcttgggtatttctttggatctgaagaccattcacgactcggcccctgattataagttcgggaaggagaatcctcgtaatcctcgcttgaaggattacgtgctgtctccgtcgggtgtcgctcggatatctgaagttcgagctgatccgtgggattctgcctcttctcccgaagctgttccagtgaaagtcgtgctccctgatttgaggacaacctcggatccg ggtcctgggactgacgctgtgccgcgtgccgttccttcggtttcatctccggctcggatagatatctctttatctaggaaccgg gatcagcgcaaaaggaagagcagcactcttttgaggccttctgcgcatccgaagaaggcgAAAGCTGATCAGtcttcggagaag gaagtggtttcggaagtcatgcctcctcccaaaaacctccttcacttcatgcccttgcccgggcagaagttgaagagtgtggtggttgtggAACCGCCTCCCGTGGACCAACCGctggctgaggaagataccatcccttctccgctgaagccgtctgctgctttagggatcgagatccaggatataaccaaggtgatggaggcaattgaagccgaccttgttcctggctcggatgtccctattgtggccgagcagaaggaagaagctgctgacgtttctctcgaaagggagaaaagtccggataaggagatggtggatctcaccgaagctcacgtagaggttcccgaagctgagaaggaggaacccgagcagggtctgacgaggaagaggcgtcATTCGACCTTGGGCTCcacttcgacctcggccctggatagactgatccacgctgacccttgctcggatgttccgctgaaacggatccccgaggaggtaagggaagcgatggctcgctatgccagagctccggttttgggggagaaccccatggctcacgtgggatctttggtgggtcccgaagctgcacgggagaatcttcttcgggccaacccgcagtggagggttcctggagctgaggagaggaacccagctatgatggcccaatattatctgaatgag gctgttttctggtcctcgttcgcttccgagtgtagctcggttgaggaaaGGCAGCTGAGGAggtatcaggaggcttatgctcgtgatatccctgtcttggaccagaaggctgggcagctcatggccgagatggtggacctcaagcaactgtaccttcagtacagtcgtgaggctagggaAGCGGCGGAacagatcggggccgaagttgggaGGCTCACTTTCCAagttgaagaggatgctgaaaagatagcttccttcgacagggagaggaaagaaatggccgccaagtttgcgagcgaacttgaagaaaaagacagtcttctcaaggagatgacgtctaaatttgaggcggccattaagcagagccaggaagcggaggcgaggcttcagcagtttATCAAGCACCGGGAGATTGTTCAgaatcaagctgacaaggtgcccgttctccagctgaagatccgagagaaagatgctgccattcggaagttggagcaagagagagttgacctctacactgctgatcagtgtagagagcaatactggaatggcatcctgggtgctcggcggatgttcgcgaagcacatgcctcatttcccttggaatgagaaggttccgctctggatgagggcccaggatcacttggtggagtgccaggccgatcgagacgaagctgaagctgaacgccaagctgctcttgcagaggctcgggcccagaaggcggcttccgaaggtgatactactgctgggggttcttcgaaggatgctcctctgggggatgctcctgagactcccaagagctag
- the LOC130466269 gene encoding uncharacterized protein isoform X2, with translation MAKNRGKSKFVVGSSSERENVPSGRLPKTSRGRPSERPVERRSTGWDASKDDVVGGSSVSERATSGKKAGSSGVRRSYPEFPVHWTEADPQGKYAPILHETTKIDGPLEKSVSGDWLVEAKLGHYHRRAEELYGIQHALGYWCELPDQERPRVTHPPRGFISVYTHHLENGLRFPLDPFISELLVSYNISLAQLTPKSMRHIIGFRWVCDFINFPCSVAVFRDLHDLSFNHASKGDGYGWWTIINKRSRRKGEPNYITAYPYLSSDHNWKTEWLFVRVPTDPKHPHFYRPPKWFVTPDPDMRSVAAPDRNHHHYVDLLQWFLAREDNYKLPSNWLPNLNYILREDILAVAGLSRIFDREYGFSCVDPVVLGISLDLKTIHDSAPDYKFGKENPRNPRLKDYVLSPSGVARISEVRADPWDSASSPEAVPVKVVLPDLRTTSDPDQRKRKSSTLLRPSAHPKKAKADQSSEKEVVSEVMPPPKNLLHFMPLPGQKLKSVVVVEPPPVDQPLAEEDTIPSPLKPSAALGIEIQDITKVMEAIEADLVPGSDVPIVAEQKEEAADVSLEREKSPDKEMVDLTEAHVEVPEAEKEEPEQGLTRKRRHSTLGSTSTSALDRLIHADPCSDVPLKRIPEEVREAMARYARAPVLGENPMAHVGSLVGPEAARENLLRANPQWRVPGAEERNPAMMAQYYLNEAVFWSSFASECSSVEERQLRRYQEAYARDIPVLDQKAGQLMAEMVDLKQLYLQYSREAREAAEQIGAEVGRLTFQVEEDAEKIASFDRERKEMAAKFASELEEKDSLLKEMTSKFEAAIKQSQEAEARLQQFIKHREIVQNQADKVPVLQLKIREKDAAIRKLEQERVDLYTADQCREQYWNGILGARRMFAKHMPHFPWNEKVPLWMRAQDHLVECQADRDEAEAERQAALAEARAQKAASEGDTTAGGSSKDAPLGDAPETPKS, from the exons atggcaaagaataggggcaagagcaagttcgtcgttggttcctctagtgagagggagaacgtgccttcgggaaggttaccgaaaacttcgaggggtcggccttcggagaggccagtggagaggcgttcgactggttgggatgcttcgaaagatgatgttgttggcgggtctagcgtgtctgaacgcgcaacttctggtaaAAAGGCTGGCTCTTCGGGTGTGCGCCGCTcctaccctgagtttccagttcattggactgaagctgatccgcagggtaagtatgccccgattctgcatgagaccactaagatcgatggtcccttggaaaaatcggtcagtggtgactggttggtggaggcgaagctggggcattaccatcggagggccgaagagttatacggaatccagcacgccttggggtactggtgcgagcttcccgaccaggagcgtcctcgggtgactcatccgccgagggggttcatctctgtgtatactcatcatttggagaacggcctccgctttcctttggatcccttcatatccgagctcctggtgtcgtataacatcagtttggcccagcttacccccaaatctatgaggcacatcatcggatttagatgggtgtgcgattttattaactttccatgctctgttgccgtgtttcgggatctgcacgatctgtctttcaaccacgcttccaagggggatgggtatggttggtggaccattatcaacaaaagatcccgaagaaagggggagccgaactatattacggcctacccttacctcagctctgatcataactggaagacggagtggttgttcgttcgtgtgccgacagatccgaagcatccacatttttaccgccctccgaagtggtttgtgactcctgatcctgatatgcgaagcgtggctgctccggatcggaaccatcaccactacgtggatctcctccagtggtttttggctcgggaggacaactacaaattgccgtccaactggctcccgaacctcaactatattttgcgggaggacattcttgctgttgccggtctcagcaggatttttgacaggg agtacggcttcagctgcgttgatcctgtggtcttgggtatttctttggatctgaagaccattcacgactcggcccctgattataagttcgggaaggagaatcctcgtaatcctcgcttgaaggattacgtgctgtctccgtcgggtgtcgctcggatatctgaagttcgagctgatccgtgggattctgcctcttctcccgaagctgttccagtgaaagtcgtgctccctgatttgaggacaacctcggatccg gatcagcgcaaaaggaagagcagcactcttttgaggccttctgcgcatccgaagaaggcgAAAGCTGATCAGtcttcggagaag gaagtggtttcggaagtcatgcctcctcccaaaaacctccttcacttcatgcccttgcccgggcagaagttgaagagtgtggtggttgtggAACCGCCTCCCGTGGACCAACCGctggctgaggaagataccatcccttctccgctgaagccgtctgctgctttagggatcgagatccaggatataaccaaggtgatggaggcaattgaagccgaccttgttcctggctcggatgtccctattgtggccgagcagaaggaagaagctgctgacgtttctctcgaaagggagaaaagtccggataaggagatggtggatctcaccgaagctcacgtagaggttcccgaagctgagaaggaggaacccgagcagggtctgacgaggaagaggcgtcATTCGACCTTGGGCTCcacttcgacctcggccctggatagactgatccacgctgacccttgctcggatgttccgctgaaacggatccccgaggaggtaagggaagcgatggctcgctatgccagagctccggttttgggggagaaccccatggctcacgtgggatctttggtgggtcccgaagctgcacgggagaatcttcttcgggccaacccgcagtggagggttcctggagctgaggagaggaacccagctatgatggcccaatattatctgaatgag gctgttttctggtcctcgttcgcttccgagtgtagctcggttgaggaaaGGCAGCTGAGGAggtatcaggaggcttatgctcgtgatatccctgtcttggaccagaaggctgggcagctcatggccgagatggtggacctcaagcaactgtaccttcagtacagtcgtgaggctagggaAGCGGCGGAacagatcggggccgaagttgggaGGCTCACTTTCCAagttgaagaggatgctgaaaagatagcttccttcgacagggagaggaaagaaatggccgccaagtttgcgagcgaacttgaagaaaaagacagtcttctcaaggagatgacgtctaaatttgaggcggccattaagcagagccaggaagcggaggcgaggcttcagcagtttATCAAGCACCGGGAGATTGTTCAgaatcaagctgacaaggtgcccgttctccagctgaagatccgagagaaagatgctgccattcggaagttggagcaagagagagttgacctctacactgctgatcagtgtagagagcaatactggaatggcatcctgggtgctcggcggatgttcgcgaagcacatgcctcatttcccttggaatgagaaggttccgctctggatgagggcccaggatcacttggtggagtgccaggccgatcgagacgaagctgaagctgaacgccaagctgctcttgcagaggctcgggcccagaaggcggcttccgaaggtgatactactgctgggggttcttcgaaggatgctcctctgggggatgctcctgagactcccaagagctag
- the LOC130462833 gene encoding uncharacterized protein has product MDNNNVNNNDDDMIVRTDSESEAKLILEESEESLTKVSYPLIGFNGSAAIPQGKITLPVMIGECQAARTLRDKFLVMDCDSVYNVIMGRTMIHKMQAIPSTYHQMMIYVSEACFAELVRSDQEVARRTCHNAIRKQRLGGGSEDEESKRNPSR; this is encoded by the exons ATGGATAACAACAATGTCAATAACAATGATGATGACATGATAGTCCGcacagattcagaatctgaagCGAAG ctgatcctcgaggAATCCGAGGAATCCCTAACAAAAGTCAGCTATCCCCTGATCGggttcaacggatccgcagcgaTTCCCcaaggaaagatcaccctacctGTCATGATTGGCGAATGTCAAGCAGCAAGAACCCTCCGAGACAAATTCCTGGTGATGGATTGCGATTCAGTATACAATGTTatcatgggacgaaccatgattcacaagatgcaagcaatcCCATCCACGTACCATCAAATGATGATATATGTCTCGGAAGCATGCTTCGCCGAGCTAGTTAGGAGTGACCAAGAGGTCGCAAGGAGAACTTGCCACAACGCCATCCGAAAGCAAAGGCTAGGGGGCGGTTCTGAGGATGAAGAAAGCAAGAGAAATCCCTCGAGATAG